One Enterobacter asburiae genomic window, ACCTTCGTTGCCCATTACGCCAATCCCGTGGGCATCGTCCACCAGCAGCCAGGCGTTTTGCCGCTTTGCGGCCCCGTGCAACGCGGCAAGCGGCGCGCTGTCGCCGTCCATGCTGAACACCCCTTCGGTGACCGCCAGCTGCTGTCCGTCGCAGGGTTTATCCAGCAGCGCAGCGAGCTGCCCCGCATCGTTATGGGCGAAGCGGCGCAGCTGCGCCGGGCTTAAACTTGCCGCCTCCAGCAGCGAAGCGTGGCTCAGGCGGTCAGCGACAATGCGGTCCTCTTTTTCCATCAGGGCTGTAATAACCGCCTGATTGGCGGCAAAGCCGGAGATAAACAGCAGCGCGCGCGGGTAGCCCAGCCAGTCGGCAAGCGCTTCTTCCAGCGCCAGATGCGCCGTGGTGTATCCGCTGACGTGTCCCGAGCCGCCGCTGCCTACGCCAAACCGCTCTGCCCCCTGCTGCCAGGCGCGGATGATGGCAGGATGCTGGCTCAGCCCGAGATAGTCGTTGCTGGAGAAATTACAAAACTGCCGCCCCTCGCGGGTAAGAAAACGACCCGCGCCGTTTTCCACCACCCTGCGAACGCGAAACGCCTCTGCCGCCCGGCGTTCGTCCAGCGCGGTATTCACTCGTGCCTGCCAGGTCATACGGCTGCCGCGTTGTAGAACTGGTCGGTGTCGGCGTTGAAAATCTGCTGCTCCAGCTGCTGCTGTTGCTCGTTATCGCCCGTCAGCACCTCGGTCTGATGCGGGTTAAGCCCCAGCTTGCGGAACAGCTGAACGTCTTTATCCTCTTCCGGGTTCGGCGTGGTCAGCAGCTTGCAGCCGTAGAAGATGGAGTTGGCTCCGGCCATAAAGCACATAGCCTGGGTCTGCTCGTTCATCTGCTCGCGACCGGCGGAGAGGCGCACGAAAGAGGTCGGCATCATGATGCGCGCCACCGCGATGGTGCGGATAAAATCAAACGCATCCACGTCGTCGTTGTCCGCCATCGGCGTGCCCTTGACCTTCACCAGCATGTTGATCGGCACGCTTTCCGGCGGGGTCGGCAGGTTCGCCAGCTGCAGCAGCAGGCCCGCGCGGTCTTTCACCGTCTCACCCAAGCCCACGATACCGCCGGAGCAGACCTTGATCCCCGCGTCGCGCACTTTATCCAGGGTATCCAGACGCTCCTGATAGGTACGCGTGGTGATGACGTTGCCGTAAAACTCCGGCGAGGTGTCGAGGTTATGGTTGTAGTAGTCCAGCCCCGCCGCGGAGAGGCGTTGCGCCTGCTCGTCGTTCAGCGTGCCGAGCGTCATACAGGCTTCGAGGCCCATCTCCTTCACGCCCTTCACCATCTGCT contains:
- the bioB gene encoding biotin synthase BioB; this translates as MAHHARWTMSQVTELFNKPFLELMFEAQQVHRQHFDPRHVQVSTLLSIKTGACPEDCKYCPQSARYKTGLESERLMEVEQVLDSARKAKNAGSTRFCMGAAWKNPHDRDMPYLEQMVKGVKEMGLEACMTLGTLNDEQAQRLSAAGLDYYNHNLDTSPEFYGNVITTRTYQERLDTLDKVRDAGIKVCSGGIVGLGETVKDRAGLLLQLANLPTPPESVPINMLVKVKGTPMADNDDVDAFDFIRTIAVARIMMPTSFVRLSAGREQMNEQTQAMCFMAGANSIFYGCKLLTTPNPEEDKDVQLFRKLGLNPHQTEVLTGDNEQQQQLEQQIFNADTDQFYNAAAV
- the bioF gene encoding 8-amino-7-oxononanoate synthase, producing MTWQARVNTALDERRAAEAFRVRRVVENGAGRFLTREGRQFCNFSSNDYLGLSQHPAIIRAWQQGAERFGVGSGGSGHVSGYTTAHLALEEALADWLGYPRALLFISGFAANQAVITALMEKEDRIVADRLSHASLLEAASLSPAQLRRFAHNDAGQLAALLDKPCDGQQLAVTEGVFSMDGDSAPLAALHGAAKRQNAWLLVDDAHGIGVMGNEGRGSAHQQNVKPELLIVTFGKGFGVSGAAVLCSESVADYLLQFARHLIYSTSMPPAQAVALSASLAVIRSADGDERRQRLAEHISRFRQGLAALPFHSPDSQSAIQPVIVGENGRALALAQALRERGMWVTAIRPPTVPPGTARLRLTLTAAHEARDIHTLLEALHDAGE